In Mugil cephalus isolate CIBA_MC_2020 chromosome 7, CIBA_Mcephalus_1.1, whole genome shotgun sequence, the sequence TGGACCGCCGCCAGAGgctcttcatcatcttcatcatatCATCCCGTTTGCCTGGAAACAACTACAACCGACGCGCTGTCATGGTAGTCTCCGTTTACCTGTAGACCGCGGCGTCTCAGGATATTCGGCTCATCCATCACTGaagacgataaaaaaaaaacaaaaaaacaacccagaGCGGATCTCCGGTCGGTCAGCCCATTCTGCGCCCGGTCCTCTCCCCGGGAACGTGGATACGGTCCTCCTCGCTTCTTCTGCACAACCACCAACACAACCGCCACGagcagttcctcctcctcctcctcctcccccctccctccctcctcccccctcatcCCGAGGCGAGTTCCACGACCGGCACGAAAAGGTGATCAGTCAGCTGATGACCGGATCCGGAGGTGGAAGGGCAGTTGACCTTTTAATGAACTAAGAAGACGCGTTGACCCCACCCTCGTGTTTACACTCCGTGATCAGTTGTCaaactgctgttttttattgacGTTTGTCAGACACGTAAACACTCGTTTCACCCTCAGAAATCATGTTATGATTGATGGTCTAGTTATGACAGGGTAGGGGGTTTCTAAACAAAACCCACGATGCTGCACTATTAAGCACTGAAAAAGGCACGAAGAGAAACAGAGGCCTGCCTTTGCAGCACCACTGACCTCCCCAGAAACACGTGCACTGTGCTTGTTTTACTTCTGATACATGCACAGGCTGTTTGTCTGCAGAGCACTGGTTAAACACAGTATATCTTCCATTCGCCCATCATGTCAAATGATGGCGGAATAACACTTTCTCTGGGAGAGAGAGGATGCAGAACATTTGTGCCCCGAAGCAGAACAGCGCAGTGATTAATCTGTGCCTGTCACACAGCGGTActgtgaagtgtttgttttgtttagtttttttccatataaaacAATGGTTTGTCTCTTGATGTCACATGTCCATTTATGTAAACCACAAGGATGTGAATCCTTCCTTGTTCCCCTGTGGCCATCTCTGTTTTTGAAGactacaaacagaaagaaaaaaaaaaaacaaccaaaaaaaacacgaaTGTCACAAATAAAGCATTTGTCACAGCTGAGCAACTTGATGCTTTAATATCCGTCTGATTTTGTTGCGGTTATGTGCCATTAAGTTATTCTTTTATGCATCGTGAAGAAGTGGAGCTGGATAATCAGACTGATCTCTAAATGTTTGCATGGGCGAAACCATCAAAACGTAATTGGACTTGAGGAAACTAGATATGTGGGCGTTAATCTGTGATGACATAAACAAAGCCCTTTTCACTCAAACAtcaatgttgtttattttaatttgactctATAGTCAGTCAGATCACTGTCTAGTGTGCTGCTGTGTCTCTCCCTTGcctttgttgattttttttttccaccaacatAAACGGCATCAAACATCAAGACTGAAATTCTAATCATCCTCAAATAATTTTAACCCAGGCGATGAGGAAGATTGGGTGAATTCCACTGTACCAGTACTTCTGAtgtgtttgattcatttttgttgtgtgtttccatgaAATGAGCCCAAATTCTTGAAGTGAAATGTAAATCTTCTTTCTAACGCCGAGGGCGTTGGTGACTGTTAAAGCACAGATTGTAAAGTCTCTTTGTGTCCTTCTGTTGCGCTCTCCATGGGATCCAGCGTAGGTCGTCTTCATATGCTCCGCGCTCATTAGGAGAACCAGCCAAGCCTGAAAGTCATTCTCTTTTCACTGCGCCTCTTTTTATAgtcatttacatgttttctctttgtctgtatCTTAACCTCGTTTATCTGTTTTTTATGTCACTAAAAAgcaaagataagaaaaaaaagggggtctACACCAAAACCAGCAACTCACAAGTTTGGCCGTGTTCCGGGATACTACTAATAAATACTAgcacaaaaatataatattttaaaaatgataatacaaATTTGCtttgaaaaaacataaaaaaaggggGTGTTAAATGGGTTAAATTGAATCAAATCAGACTTAAACTGCTTGATCAAAATAGGAATCAGTATAACAGCACTGGGCTgtttcacaaaagaaaactaCTGCGTTTATACTTgcagactttatttttataaagtttCCACACATGTACACTATATAACAATCCAATACACTGCTCCTGTTTATACTAAATGTCCCATCTGCCCTCTGACCAAATAAAGCAGTGCTTATTGAATTAAACTGTGTATTGCACCTTTAGGATCACAAGAGGGCGCCATGGAACAATACGTCAATATAAACTGTGTCCACTTCCCTTCCCTGGGACTCTGAATACATGGACAAGTagagaaaactgtttaaaaaagatGGATGGATATGTAAACGAAAGAAACAATAATTACTTGCTAATCAGGAGCATGTCCAGGCATGTTAGCAAAAAGGTTACGTTATGTAACCCTTTTAGTCCTTGCAGGTCGCAATACATACAAGTCATTCATTCACGTGAATGTCTGAGATGTTGGCAGCTCAACCAAAAACTGTGTTTACActtgttagatttttttaatctttaactAGAGTGGAAAGCATtttgtgagaaagaaaaataatgtagCAACAACTTGCAAGAATCCAGGCTGAGCAACGAGCATGATGAAATTCACAAACAGTTCTTTGAAACGGCCCTTTCATGATGACAAAGCGTTTCGGAGGGggtttccttccctttctttcatGCTAcaggagatgaaaagaaagaggcagagaagagAGTGAGAGTCCAAAATTGCAGTTTAAATAACCGTGAAGGTTTGCATGAGTCACTTTACACCTTTCACACACTTCCAGCTTGAAAAGGTGGTTCACCTGGCAAGCCGCACGGTTGTTTCATCAGCTACGTGACTCACCGCTCAGAAATTCATACATTACATAGGGTTTGGGCAGCTGTTAGgacaataacttttttttttactttttaactttttaaccaATGGCTAAAATCAACATTTTGGCCATTGCATTTTGACCGATTGTTACAGCAACCCCACCGCAGAGCCACGTCCCCTTCTCAGACTGTTTCATTTTAGGATTTAATTCACTTGAACAATAAAGAGGAAGTCTCAAGTACgttatatgtaaaaatgtttgtttgtgtgtttacttgtaCAGCTTGTACATCTTTCCGAGGaacagtttaagttttacaccatcgGGTTGAGTTGACATTTTGGCGGGTGGTAGGGTTCAGGTAAGGGGCCAGGTAAAACGTTATGCCGacgagtgtcctcacaaagatagccatacaaacgtgtgtgtgtgtgcgtgtctagTAGAATGTTTGTGCAGTAAAAATGTCCTTCCTTTGTTCGTCTTCATTTCGTAATTAGTTTTTTAGCCTTGTCAGCAGtccacacatttatttgaaagcTTTGTTGGTCTGTTTTTACACCCACAAAGATTTGGCAAATTTGGTCTATGAAAGTGTGAACAACCTGGTCAACTACAGCCCAGTCAACTGTACGATAACGACAATAATTATGAAGAAGCGGCCATGTGATCTACAGCTCAGCTGTGTTACCGGGGGTCACAGAGAAGCGATGAGCAGCAAAAGCAAACTGACCAGAACGGTAGCCCTAAAGTAAGAAAAGTTTCACCCTGGTCCCTGTTGTGGAAATACACTCAAGGTTGTTGTGGTGTAAATACGGCTTTTAGCCGCTCAAACTGAATTAGCATGTGCACAGTTAATTCTATGGTTGCGCGGTGCACATTTTCATGAttgttatgatttttttttctttctttttttcttaaatggtTACACAAAATGCTAAACGTCCAAGCTCACAACTTGGTAACCGTGCATCCACAATACCACGTCCTATacatgaatgaaaagaaactcTTTATCAGTCAGCCGTCTGGAATGTCCTGAGGTGGAAAGATTAGGGTCATTGACACAGACGGCCACGTAATAGGGTGGCGAAACTGCCTTGTAATTAAGCGGTGCACTGACTCAATTTACGGACAAGAAGTGTGGATTTTCACATTATTTGCTGATAGCTACTTGGCAACGCTCCACTGTGTGCCTGTTGCCCGTGTTAAAGCTCTTTGGTCTCTCCCATCAATCATTACTGATAAAGCAAGAATGCTGCTCTTTCATTCAACACAGTGGGCAGTCTAGATTGAGATCAGATATGGTTTCTGTCTATTTTGAGCATCATAAATTTAGACTTGCTTCACGGAGAGTTCCATTTCATCTTAGACTTGCTCCTTACATCAGATATTAGTGTGATGATTTTAATTCTGTCACAACAGACGGAGTTGTCCCAGATGTTTATGTTCAAGCTCAAGAGAGCTCCCATTTAACAGCTGAGATCACTTTTGAGATCACTGCTTCTTTATCTCATGTTTCAACCTTGAGACATTTCCTGTTTGTGCTGGTGTTAGTAGGGATGATCTAAACAAAGATAATTTCCACTTTCCACTTTTCTGTCTGCTTTGTTTATTGTGCGCTATCAGTTGGTCCTGTGAAAATATTTACTTACTGGTCAGATTATTCAATTAACTTGGAGTTTGGCAGGGACATCCCAGGTCTGAGCAAAGCAGCTGAATCCCTCTTTGGTGTGTAACCGATTCTGACTTCTGACCATATTTGGCAGGGtggcaggaaacacaaacacacgggataagaaaaaaaaaaaaaaactgtcacagGTACAACTCTGAATATGGAATGAAACTGGGCAAAGTGGGTCATGTGGTCATTTATTTGATTCAGTGATGCATAACTGGATATTCCAGTGACCACAAACATGTGATGTAACCAAATCTCATTCACAAATCCCCTGATTTAATACTTAGACTGTCACTTCACGTGTTTACAAAAATGATAGAACACAGACTTATGATTGTATATGTCACATGTTTTCTAACTCAATTTGACAAAATGTTGCCTCATAGTGATCAAGTGATCACATCAAAAGGCTCACCTGACCAACTGGGGGTGTGGCGACACAGAAACTATAAAAAGCATGTCAAGAACCAACCTGGCAGGCTCACCATGCTCAGATCCCACACACTCCTTCGACTCATCACTTGCACACTGCTGCTCCCCACCTCCACGTCAGGGGAGAGCCGGCCTCACGTGGTCCAGGGAGGCACGCCTAATGCGGACAGGAAGGACATTCAAGAGGCCCTCCTACTCGAGGCAGTGAAGACGGGGATCCTCAGCTCCTTGGGTATGGACCGGGAGCCCAGGATTACCCGAAAGGCCTCGGAGCAGGAGTTGAGGAGGATGTATCAGCTGTACATTGAAAAAAGGAGAGAATTGAGAGGAAATTCCAGCCAGTCTATAAAGAACACGCTACAGTCTACCACAACCACCGTGCTCTTTACAGGTGAgaacttttttatatatatatatatatatatatatatatacagaaataATATGTCAAAGAAACTTGTGTCTAATTTaacagtttgagtttgagtAGTAGAAGGAATGAAGAGCAGTTTACCGCTGCAGGTGCAGACAAAGCTATTGTACTGATGTGGTCATGAATGCTATAAATAACTTCCGTTTCAATAGTTTATGCTCCAGGTCAAGAACTGTCATTCCTGGTACTGATATGTGCAGAACCTAAACATACGAATGCCAACAGAATGGAAATAGAACAGTCCtttaaacaagacaaacacattccTACAAGCTTTTAGAAATCACAAGCGTAACAGGCACACCTCGTACGCAGTGTTACACTTTCAACATATTTCAATTATTGTCATCAGTATGAGCCAGTGATAAGAGAGTTTTGTTCCACATCTTGATTGCTAAGTGTACTTAATTACAGGATGTTACCAACTCTGCATCTTGTGAAAATTgtcttttttgattttgtggTTTTCAGTGGAGGCACCAAAAGTTCTTCGGAGGCGACCGCGCAGATGTTCAGGTCAACACATCCAGTGGTACAGAGCTGTTTTCCACCAGGATCCGAACATCCGGACTGAACCGACCGTAGCTCGGGCAGAACTGAAGATCTCTATGCGGGCTTTAGACAAAGCCACTTTGGACGCAAAACAGAAGATTAAAGTTAAAGTCAACGGGATGAAGCCCTCTCCTGGCTGGACGTACACAGACTCTGTTGTCCACACCAACATCTCAAGCACTCGTGATGTCATAGTGGACATGAGCCCGGACGTGGAGAGGTGGATGAGGACTGGCGGTCAGCCGCTGGTTGTGGACGTGGGGATGGTTGTGGCTAACAGAGAGGCCTCGCCTCCAATAATTTCTCTGGAATTAGACCTCACGCAGCCCAAACCTGCACAGTCGCCGCGGCTGCGTCGCTCCAACAAGGAAGACGAGTGCGACGAAAGAGGATGGTGCTGCCGGAAGTCGATCAACGTGTCCTTCAAAGACATTGGCTGGACGGACTGGGTGGTGGCCCCAGCTGAATACACAATGCATTTCTGCGACGGCACCTGCCCCCACAACTACAAGCCGGCGAGTATGCACACGCAGGTCAAGTCCCGACTGCACCTGATTACCAAAGGAGGGACTCCTCACCCCTGCTGTGTGCCGGCAGCTTACGAGCCCATGGTCCTCATGCACTACGACAGCGGGGGACGACTGAAACTGACTCCTTTCAATGACTTTATTGTCAGTAAATGTCACTGCGCCTGAGGAGAAGTCATTTTTACTTGAAGTTCTAATTTTAGAGGTTTCTGGAGGTTTCTGTTCCGAGTCAGAGAAAAATTTGTTACacgggaaaaacaaaactgacggAGTTGCGAAAGACGTATTTTATCACTCGTTAACTAAATGAAATTGAACCACTATTACTTgattttgaaaaggaaaaaaaaaaaaaacgttactCGTACTGTTCAAATAATGGAGCACTGCATTGATATCTTTgcatttataattatttattgaacttctatttatgatgttgttttgttgtagttgtgttatGTTACAGCTTATTTAGTTACAATTTAACTGTACTgtactggactggactggactgcatTGCTTAATGACGGTTGGACATTTTGTTTGATGTCGTACACATTTCAACAATGACATGACAATAAACGCTGCGATGTATCCATAACCGGAATGCTGCGCTTAAATGCATCAACGTAGCACGGGTATGGCATTTTGTCATATTCGTCATTCATCTACAGAAACGATATGAATCGCTTTAGGTTAGGAAGGTCAAGGCCGAGTGACTGAGAAATCAGTGTGTACAGATATGATAAGTTCCTGTTTGCCTTGACTGACAAGTTAAAGGACAAAACTAATGAGGcaaatgtcaaactgaaaaaagggtgtttttattatgatactATAAATACAGAGAGCTCAAGAGAGATTGTCAAAGTACTGCTGACAGACGAAGGAAAACTAATTCAAAATAAGCAGAAGGTTTGGACTTAAATATATGTGGAGAGAGCCATGTGGTGCCTATGGTACAAAGTAAAAGAGCCGACATCAGAAGCAAGCTCCTATAAACTGGATGTTTATAGTTTAATTGTTCCAAGAAGAGCACTTCATCATATTTATCTTTGTAGGGGTAAAGGTCACTTCATCCTGATCATatgtgatgttgaatttaaTGGAATTGCCTCTGTCCGGTAACTGTtcattcacctttttttttcttttttttttttctgtcctgtatCTATTTGTTTCAAGGGTGACGTCACCCTGAACTATAACTCGACTGTGGGGGAGTGAAAAGGTAATTTGCCCACCAGTCTTCGCTTTTCTCTCTTAATCGTCATGTCCTTCCTGGAAACTAATTGtttaacttcttttttctttttaatttttaaccccccccccacaaaatAGCACATGCGCCTGTTTGCCTAGCAGCTTTCATTTTTAGGATGTGTTCATTTAACAGACTGTAGATTTGGATTTAAATCATCCAAAGGCCAGAAAAGATTTCACATCCTCTTTGGAGGTCTCGTCTCTATAAGCTGATGAACCACAAAGCGTGAAGTTTTGCTGACGCTCAAATTTTTAAGGGCTCGCTGGTTTATGTCTGTGCGCGGAACCGCAtttcttcttttggttttttaaaaatgcttcttAATCTAAAAGgcttttcctgttttcactCTCTGTTTTGGCCACACACTTACCAGCAGCTGCTAATAATGCTTAATGAACATCACTTAATGCCCTTTGCATCTCATCTCAGCAGAGCCTGAACCAGAGTAATAAACCGTTGCCAGAAATAACAAAAGGAAAAGTCTCTGTGTTCAGTTAATGCAGTCAAAAAAGCGATGAAACCTGAATCAGAGATGCAGCCGTAGGCAGTGGAAACACTGACAGACAAAATGGCATTAAACACGTAAATGGGTGTGTAAATTGCACCTTTAATTCtactgttatatatatataggtgtgcgtgcgtgtgtgaatACAACCACCCACGCATTTCAGGATGTACATCAGCTTCTTGAAGTGGGGGTATTATAAATGTGGAGCATAAAAtagagttgtttttgtttgttttttttttgtttttttttgtagatttattttaaacatggcTGCTTCCTGGAGGATGTGTTAACTGAAGTTAAcacatctgttaaaaaaaaaagaaagaaagagaaagaaaagcagaatatTGTGCATGTTTGACTTCATTCACTAGACCGCatctttaaaagtcaaaaacaaaagtgactCATCAGTAACTTTAGACGTATGAAGAGAACAGCATGAAACAGCCGAATCTAATCAGCAGACTAATTAGCTTGTATTGCTGTGTCCAAACACATGTACTGGCAATCTGTtataaacaatacaaaaaataagTAACAAAAACTGCATATTGCAAAGTTTACGGATGACATccaataataaagaaaaaaaaaagcatatagatgcacatttcttcatttcttcgGCATATTCAATAAATTCTGTTTACAGTCAGTCTATTAACAAGCAGCTttgtaactttatttatacaggtaGCATTAACAGAAAAGCGTCCTATGAGTTCGGATCAATATACACGTCTTCGTCCGTGCGGAAGTTATATGACGGATCATTGAGGTATATTCCATCGTCCTCTGAGTCACACTGCAGGTACACATCCTCTTCCGGTTCCCTGGGTGGACTTTGGAGGAGAAACAATAAATCATAATAAGGAAAATGTTCCTTCCAGAAAGCACTACTATTATGACACAGGACAAATATGATGTAACCCCAGCGGATATCCTCCAAGAGGTTTCTATTCTTGCTTGGGGAAAAACTCCAGCACTGAGTCATCAGCTCACATGTCGGATTAATAGATTTTAAATTGcataaaacaacagaagagCTGTACATTTGCAAGTAGAACAGGGAGATACACCAAGCGTTTCCTCGTCCGCTTCCATTCTGATCTGTCTGACCAATGAACAGTTTGGCGAAAAATTTAACCGTGAGCGCACACGTGATACAACTtacctgctctgctctgctgctggtcTTCTGTAGCCGGTGTTTTCATAGATAGGGGCCTGCACTATCGACTGCTCCCTGACCAAAGTGCTATACTGATGTGGGACGGCTTGCGGGGTCTCCGGGTTATCCTCCTTTTTGGGGCTCTCTCTATTTCCAAATGGCAAAACCCTCCTGATCCTCTCAAACATTTTATAAATCACCACAGCAGCTGCAACCACCAGGAGCAGGAAAAAGAGTGGAAGTCCCACAGCTAAACCTACAGTTGAGCTGGATGTCTGAGCACTGTCTGCGCTGGCTGTCTCATTGTTCATCGTGAGCTGCAGTTCTGAAAGACACAGAATAGAATTTCTTAAACTACCGTACAATCATCCGTCAAACAGGCACtgagtttaaatatgtttgctatgtttatttttatcaaatacAACATAACCTCGTGATCGTGTTTATCAcctcagaaacagaaactaaactgTGGGAAAAGAATTTAAATTGAACTACATTGCTATATTTCTATCCAGAAAGTGAGATACAATTGAAACCGACTATGTAAGCCAAGTCAAACAGATCTCTGGGATCTTTAAAGTCAATAAAACTCCAATCTTACCACCAAGGCTCCAGCGATGTGGGTCAAGGTCTGAAGGGTGAAGGAAGTTAAATAGTTGGTCTTGAGCACCTCACACTTGCATTAGCGAAGTTCCCTTTTTAACGAAATCATGGaactgggcaaaaaaaaaaaaaaaaaaaaaaaaaaaaactgaaaccagaGGATTTCCTGTAAAAACTCCGAAAATAGATGCCGCCGACAGGAGCTGAATTCATTTTTGAGCCACTAAACTGAGATAAATACAACTTGACCAATGAGTTGGTGATGATTTTAGCTTGACTGGAAATAGCTGATGGTGAAAATACAGGGTTCTGATCAGAAGTGGTCTAATCTGCATTTCTAACTTGCATAGTGGAAGCGTTTTACTGAGAGGTTAAAAGTAGTTACGGATGCGAATGATGTATAAAGAAGTAAAATACTCACTTCCTTATCCATCCACAGCTGTCTTCATAAGTTACTGTCAATCTATTAGTATGAAATTCCGTATTttgactgacagacagaggagTTGACGTTTTGGTTTGGTCAACAGGATGTCTGTCTCCCCCTGCTGTCCGTCCCAGCCCACACACAACGGACACACACCTGCACGCTGCATTAACTCATTCATCTCAAGTCTTCGCTGTAGCTGAAGAAGTTTAATGCATATTGTTTGGCAAATTAtaaactttatgtttttttctcttgtaaTATTTGCAGTTGAGTTCATTTATAACAGTCCCGTCCAAAATGTTGTCACAGCTGGTTCACAAAAACCTCACACATACAGAGGTGTCAGTTTATGTGGCAGTTTCGGTTCtgttgaaacagtgtctcacgaTTTCAAGACAGCTTCAATATGTCCACTCAAACCAACTCAGAGACATGTAAAACCTCAGCAACCAATAATCTTATCATAATATTATTTTCTACAATCGTACACTTTTGGGAACCGTGTGTCACAAGGAGATGGTGATTTGCAGTCAAATTGTGGATGTGCTGCGGTTTACACTGCTCTCTGGGAAAATAAATGCAAGTTCAAAGGCATAAATAAATTTGCCAGGAAAGGGATATAGCTTTTCATGTTATCAGTAGTTATATATGTGTTATCAGGGCATTCAATGCAATGAACGTTTATGACAGAGCTAAGCAGATAACACAAAaggaacaaacacattatttgtgAAACGACAACAAAATGGAAATAGTACGTGGGTTACGTGTTACTGAATTTTCAGTCATCAACTTCCTTTAGTGGCCCTTCCTGGTTCACAGGAATTCACTCTATTCTTGATGCATCCGCCGCCTCGAAAGCATCGCAAACGCTGTCCACACGGAGGTCTTAGAAAACGTGTTTACACGTTTGAAGCAACTTGCAGACTTTCAGATTTAACAGATAAAGTGAAGTGAAACTTTCCCTCTCGGCCGCTTACAAAAGCTGAGATGTTGCTGGTTGCTCTGCTCTTGCTGTTACTGCAGCGTGTTTGCGAAAGATAAACATGAACAATATCTGAGGAAGGACAGCTGGGAACGGGACTCCTCCACAACATGTGGTTTTCCTCACTTAAACAGTCCATTACAAACATGCTCAACTTCAAGCCTTCACGCTCCTCGAGGCTTATTCAGCAATAACAGAATAATCCCGCACACAGGCCGGCTCTCTCCACCTGCCCTGAAGTCGCTTCCTTTTCTATGTTGCCATGGTTACTTTACAACCAAATTACACTCTATTTAATGGCAGGTGAAACAGCTCCACTGTGCCTTGagcacctaaaaaaaaaagaaaaagaaaaagaaacaataactGTATGTGTAGCGTTTGGCCTCTAAGGAAAATCAAATGcttcagatgttttattttacttgttaaTATGCATGTTAGGTATTTTTGCCGATCTTAATACACGGTCACAAATAATTAGCGAACAAAAAAGCTGGTGTCATACATGCAGATGTCTTTGTGGTGGTTGCTGCTGTAAGTGTAAGAGTGAAATTCTCACCAAAATCTAGTATAGACAAGCAGAGATCTTACTGACACAATTACACAGTATATACGGCTAAAATATGACATAATTAAATGACAGCAATACTGCCACCTCTCTTCTCCACATGTGAGTGCATTGTAGAGTGTGCTGTCCCTCTGGCTTGTGTATATTCAGTCAAAGCAGGAGGAGTGAAAGACTATTGTGACAGTATTTATCTTCAGTCAGCAGAGATGCATTCACACTACCATTTTAGGCCCTGAACatttaagtaaataataataataataataataataataataataataataatatcaatatcaataccattattattattattattattattattataagtccATGCATTCCAAGATAAGCTTACTATAGACTAATAGACTCTATACACTATTTATACAGCACCTATAGCACTATTTGTTGCCACTAAAAGTCATTGTCATTGCTAAAGATATtgtactataataataataagaagaaaattgtgtaaaacataaacataaaaaaatgtatgtatagaTTTTGCGTTTATTCCGCAGTCCAGATGTGCGGTGAGCCTCCGATACACCCCCGCGCAGAGACGTGAGCACGTAAAGCCTCAGCGAGGGGGGTGCGTCAAGTTA encodes:
- the LOC125010419 gene encoding growth/differentiation factor 8, giving the protein MLRSHTLLRLITCTLLLPTSTSGESRPHVVQGGTPNADRKDIQEALLLEAVKTGILSSLGMDREPRITRKASEQELRRMYQLYIEKRRELRGNSSQSIKNTLQSTTTTVLFTVEAPKVLRRRPRRCSGQHIQWYRAVFHQDPNIRTEPTVARAELKISMRALDKATLDAKQKIKVKVNGMKPSPGWTYTDSVVHTNISSTRDVIVDMSPDVERWMRTGGQPLVVDVGMVVANREASPPIISLELDLTQPKPAQSPRLRRSNKEDECDERGWCCRKSINVSFKDIGWTDWVVAPAEYTMHFCDGTCPHNYKPASMHTQVKSRLHLITKGGTPHPCCVPAAYEPMVLMHYDSGGRLKLTPFNDFIVSKCHCA